Proteins encoded by one window of Chroococcidiopsis sp. TS-821:
- a CDS encoding thioredoxin family protein yields MERAVIKFSSEDCGICHKMSFYDQKVSEELGLKFIDVKMQDTATYRKYRKILLTQYPDKAEMGWPTYLICDSPEGEFKILGEVKGGHPKGEFRSKLQAVLDSATV; encoded by the coding sequence ATGGAGCGAGCAGTTATTAAGTTTTCATCAGAAGATTGCGGCATTTGCCATAAAATGTCATTTTATGACCAAAAGGTAAGTGAAGAGCTAGGATTAAAGTTTATTGACGTAAAAATGCAGGATACGGCAACTTATCGCAAGTATCGTAAGATTCTGCTAACGCAGTACCCTGATAAAGCAGAAATGGGATGGCCTACCTATCTTATCTGTGATTCCCCTGAAGGCGAATTTAAGATTTTAGGTGAAGTCAAAGGCGGTCATCCCAAGGGAGAATTTAGAAGTAAACTACAAGCAGTGTTAGATTCTGCAACAGTTTAG
- a CDS encoding S8 family peptidase: MKKLLVGLVLIGLCFGLFNFKGLASQGEFEEIVLDFREDIPISQIDNQLSAIAQQFNLAPQLNSIFSKPDNVYIVKGDRATLKALRKSPVAKSTEYIEPNYIYKALEVPNDPDYNKQWNLRSIKVESAWDETKGSGVTVAVIDTGVSPVPDLKQTKFVRGYDFVNNRETATDDSGHGTHVAGTIAQSTNNNYGVAGIAYEATIMPLKVLSASGGGTVADIAEAIKFAADHKADVINMSLGGAGESHLLKDAIAYAHRKGVVIVAAAGNANKNSASYPARYPHVIGVSALDAAGEKAPYSNFGAGVDISAPGGVGTGAGGILQETINADGQAMFVSFQGTSMAAPHVAGVAALIKATGVKEPDQVRNVLKKSAMRVKNDTLNHYGAGQLDAAAAVKLAVRGQISFRDFFRWLRDNGYLNPRFWIDGGAVALLPKLAMVLGSYLLAWFLRVYFPFTWSWSLFGGLVAGSSGLFFLRGFYIFDFPQVPFRIMGSSIPEMGNAIAGNNILNPLFASVLIPFLLVAFFLNKPVWKWFAIGTALGVAACLGVNAVVSPAVWGMGSGAIARVFLFVNALMCYSLAVLAVKVEQPT, from the coding sequence ATGAAAAAATTACTAGTAGGCTTGGTTTTAATTGGACTATGTTTTGGCTTGTTCAATTTCAAAGGCTTAGCAAGTCAGGGTGAATTTGAGGAAATTGTGCTGGACTTTCGGGAAGATATTCCGATATCCCAAATTGACAATCAACTCAGTGCGATCGCCCAGCAATTTAACCTCGCCCCTCAATTAAATAGTATCTTTTCTAAACCAGATAATGTGTACATTGTCAAGGGGGATCGGGCAACTCTTAAAGCCCTGCGCAAGTCTCCTGTTGCCAAGTCCACTGAATATATTGAACCGAACTACATTTATAAGGCGTTAGAAGTTCCCAACGATCCGGACTACAACAAACAGTGGAATTTACGCTCAATCAAAGTCGAGTCGGCGTGGGATGAAACGAAAGGTAGCGGTGTCACAGTTGCCGTCATTGACACGGGTGTTTCTCCGGTTCCCGACTTAAAGCAAACCAAGTTTGTACGTGGTTATGACTTTGTGAATAACCGCGAAACGGCGACAGATGATAGCGGGCATGGAACGCACGTCGCGGGGACAATTGCCCAATCGACGAATAACAATTACGGCGTTGCGGGAATAGCGTATGAAGCGACTATCATGCCATTAAAAGTATTGAGTGCTTCTGGAGGTGGCACGGTTGCGGATATTGCCGAAGCGATTAAATTTGCAGCTGACCACAAGGCGGATGTGATTAATATGAGTTTGGGTGGTGCTGGTGAGAGTCACTTACTCAAAGACGCGATCGCCTATGCGCATCGTAAAGGTGTCGTAATCGTTGCAGCAGCAGGTAACGCGAACAAAAATTCAGCGTCGTATCCGGCGCGTTACCCGCACGTAATTGGTGTTTCTGCCCTTGATGCTGCCGGAGAAAAAGCCCCTTATTCTAACTTTGGTGCAGGTGTTGATATTTCTGCGCCTGGTGGTGTGGGTACGGGGGCAGGAGGAATTCTGCAAGAAACGATTAATGCTGATGGACAAGCGATGTTTGTTTCTTTTCAAGGAACAAGTATGGCAGCCCCTCACGTTGCTGGTGTCGCGGCGTTAATCAAAGCAACTGGCGTCAAAGAACCAGATCAAGTGCGAAATGTCTTGAAAAAATCTGCTATGCGCGTCAAGAATGATACTTTAAATCATTACGGTGCAGGACAACTCGATGCAGCAGCGGCAGTGAAACTTGCGGTACGCGGACAAATCAGTTTTCGCGATTTCTTCCGGTGGTTGCGCGATAACGGTTATCTCAATCCGCGCTTTTGGATTGATGGTGGTGCGGTGGCGTTACTTCCGAAACTGGCGATGGTCTTGGGTTCTTATCTCCTCGCTTGGTTTTTACGCGTTTACTTTCCGTTTACTTGGAGTTGGTCATTATTTGGTGGTTTAGTTGCCGGAAGTTCAGGGTTATTCTTCTTACGCGGGTTCTACATCTTTGATTTTCCGCAAGTTCCCTTCCGCATAATGGGCAGTTCAATTCCTGAAATGGGCAATGCGATCGCGGGTAACAATATCTTAAATCCCTTATTCGCTAGCGTTTTGATTCCGTTTCTCCTCGTTGCCTTCTTTTTGAATAAACCTGTTTGGAAGTGGTTTGCGATCGGTACGGCGTTGGGTGTTGCAGCGTGTTTGGGTGTGAATGCCGTCGTCTCGCCCGCGGTTTGGGGTATGGGTAGCGGTGCGATCGCCCGTGTATTTCTGTTCGTTAATGCTTTAATGTGTTACAGCCTCGCAGTGTTAGCCGTCAAAGTGGAGCAACCAACATGA
- a CDS encoding HAD family hydrolase, with the protein MVQAVIVDVDGTLVLSNDAHAQSWVDAFADYGYHISFEQVRPLIGMGGDKVIPRMVPGLNKEEGDGKKISERRKQLIIEQYGPKLEAAPGARELVQRMKQQGLRLIIASSATSQELEVLLKAAKVDDLLDEATTSSDAEASKPEPDIVEAALSKLELPPDAVLMLGDTPYDIQAASAVGVGTIALRCGGFEDAQLEGAKAIYDAPADLLAHYDDSLLGKQ; encoded by the coding sequence GTGGTACAAGCAGTGATTGTGGATGTAGATGGTACGCTAGTGTTGAGTAATGATGCTCATGCTCAATCGTGGGTTGATGCATTTGCAGACTATGGATATCACATCTCATTTGAACAAGTCCGACCGCTGATCGGAATGGGCGGTGATAAGGTGATACCAAGAATGGTGCCAGGGCTAAATAAAGAAGAAGGCGACGGGAAAAAGATTTCTGAACGGCGCAAACAACTAATCATCGAGCAGTATGGACCCAAGCTAGAAGCCGCTCCAGGAGCGCGAGAATTAGTACAGCGGATGAAACAGCAAGGACTAAGGTTGATTATTGCTAGTTCGGCGACAAGTCAAGAGCTAGAAGTTTTACTCAAAGCGGCAAAGGTAGACGACTTACTCGACGAAGCAACAACATCGAGTGATGCTGAAGCTTCTAAACCCGAACCTGATATTGTCGAAGCTGCCTTAAGTAAATTAGAACTGCCACCCGATGCCGTATTGATGCTAGGAGATACACCATACGATATTCAAGCGGCGAGTGCTGTTGGTGTTGGCACAATCGCATTGCGTTGCGGAGGGTTTGAAGACGCGCAACTCGAAGGCGCAAAAGCAATTTATGACGCTCCGGCGGATTTACTCGCGCACTACGATGACTCGCTTTTGGGTAAACAATAG
- a CDS encoding DUF5818 domain-containing protein, whose protein sequence is MSTTVTGTIQRSDMGTGAWALTADDGTTYELHNAPKDLLQPGKKVKVTGQIREDVMTIAMIGPVLEVRSFEPVSD, encoded by the coding sequence ATGAGTACGACTGTTACAGGAACGATTCAACGCAGCGACATGGGTACTGGCGCGTGGGCGCTAACCGCAGACGACGGCACAACTTATGAACTTCATAACGCCCCCAAAGACTTGCTGCAACCAGGCAAAAAAGTTAAAGTCACAGGACAGATCCGCGAAGATGTCATGACAATTGCAATGATTGGACCTGTCCTCGAAGTGCGATCGTTTGAACCTGTTAGCGATTAG